TTCATGTTGATCATCACCTCCTACACTGTGTCAAGGTCTTTGCTTATACTACTACTGATGATAATGCATCTTCTGATGATAATCATAAATCATTAAAATCAACAatcattaatgaaatatacGTTACGAATGAAAAAAGTTGCGATTTGATTGTTGAAGGATTTTTGGTACAGGCACCAGTTGGAAGGATATTTTTCTCAGGCGAACATACAAGCGAAAAGTTCAATGGGTACGTGCACGGGGGCTACTATTCAGGTGAGCTTAATACATGCAGACGAATAATGGGTACGTGCACGAGATGGGACGAGAGTAACgtttatatttatctttatagGCATGGATACTAGTAAAGCTTTGATTGAAGAGATGAAGACTGAGATTGCtagagaaaatgaaactcAATCTTTTCTATTCCAACCATTTTTAGCCCTCACATTGCCACAAGTGTTTGATATTCCAACACACCTCCTTCACAGACTTGCAAAGGCCatcatataaatcaaatactagCAGAAAAAGCAAGACATGTTTATcattaaattagtttaatttcttgtaATTTATGTATAAGGTCCATtgatttaattcttttgttttagatAATGGTTGTATTAATGACCTTTGATTTCATCtatctaaatataaatattattgtcCTAAAATACATTCAATGGACATCCATTGGCATTGCACAAGATAAACTAGTAAACctttaattttaaacatattaCAGATGTTACATTcttaaattgaagaaatttttcTGTATGAGACTTTCAGTGGTGTCTTTGATGCTCTATTCCactgaaataaaattgatatccAGTGATCTTGTCTTGTCATTGCACACTTGAAAGGGCGATAGTACATTTGGATTCTCCTCAATTTTGCTAGTACCAATAAAGCATTATGTTACACTGAGTTGCATTGTTGATCACAAGAAAATTACTcgagaaaaattatttatttctgccAATTATCAATTGCCCTTAAATTAAGGTCAAATTgctaaataaatcaagaagaaTAGTCAAATTCTAGTTTATCCAATACTTTTCAAACTTGGAATGATAAATCATCAAGTTTCAGATGTTCTCAATTATCCCATATGTCGTTTTTTCGACAAAATCCACGTTGATGTGGCCACTAAATTTATCTGCGTGGAGAAACAACTATAGCACATAACGTCGTCGTGTCATTTACCCAAAAACGATGTTGTTTTAGGTGAATAAATTAGGGCAAAAAATTGTGCATATATTTCCTAACTTTTGCCCTAATTTATTTACGTAAAACAACATCGGTTCTAGGTAAACCATAAACTACACGGCGTCGTTATGTGTCAAcagccatttttttttcaagtagATAAATTTGGTTGCTACAACATCGCGGGTTTCATCGGAAAAACGACATATGTGATAGTTGCAAAAATCCGAAACTTAGTGATGAAAAGAATAGGACAAACCAGAATTTGAATctttttcatgatttatttgacaatttaATAACGAGGTAGTACGAAATAATGAGTTGAGAAGAGAGTTACCAGATTGGGAAGTTGGCCGTAGGATAGAGTTCACCGAAGATTTGCAAAACTTCAGAGCAATTCAGCACTTGTGCACCAAGACAATATCTACAATTGGATGTTGAATTCTCAAAAGCTAGGATATGTGCATTAGCAACATATCTTACATCAACATATACAAATTGATAATCAATTTAACCCTCTTAATTCAACCATATTGCATAAATagaattagtagtagtattgaTTACCTTGTGTAATCAAAGTAAGAAAATATTGAGAAGTTTCATTTAGAGTTGGCTGGAGAAAGAGGGCCAATCACTAGACCATGATTCATGACTACCAAATCAATGCCATTTTCTTGTGCAAATTTAAATGCGGCTTCCTCTGccaatatttttgaaacaacATACCATCATTGcaacacaaatttatcaaGTTTCATACATAATATATAGGGTCAGTGAGAATTTTTTTGCAATGAGAAATTTGAGAACTAAAAATCTTATCAGTTCGTTGATACATTCATATtagttgacattttaaaacaTATCAGTTCATGATATTTATGAATCATCGGAcggaattgatatttatgcATCATTGAATTAATATTGAGTAATGAACTTATATGTTTTGTGATAACAACTGATATTAACGTATTTACTAACTGATAAAGTTCTATGttacaatttcattttaagagAATTTTCAAATGAACCATCTCCTAGGATCAATATCCCCTAAGGCCATCATTTATATGAGAACTAAAAACTATCCTAGTCCATTAGATCGTAAAATGGATGGTCTCGATTTTCCTGACTTGAGTATCGGTTCGTTGATTCATGAATATCACCTAGGGTAAAATGGATTTCGAAATAtacaaacaaatattaaaGCGAATTGATACGTTGTTAGATGCAAATTGATATGCTCTTAACTATTGATGTAAAAATAGGATAAACTTATTATTAAAGAGAATTGATACGTTTACTGATATTAGTGAATCAACGAACTGATATGGTTTACGGTTCTCATTTGATATATGTAGAAAATTGGTAAAGGAAAGATATAGTTGCCTTCATTTCCCGAGCAAAGATTGGATCAGAAAAGGAAGTTTCATCAATTAAAGGATTAGAGTTTTGGGTTGGTTTCTTGATGGTAACTGTGACCATAGAAGAGGTTAAGTGCTTTTCACAAACTGTGCCTTGCCACATGAGCCAAGAACATTTAGTGTTCCTTTCACTGCTGGTTCTATAAGTTCCACTAGCATATATCCATCACATcatcaaattcttttttttttttttttttttttttttttttttttaattcttgtttttctttcctttttaaacaaattaagAAGGTTAGAAATGGACCTAAGGGTCATGGACATGATCACGTATAACAGGAGATGTAGTGTGGAAACCAACATCACAACCACCAATCACTGAATCAAATGATCCTTCTTTCAATAAATTAGCTTCACATAAATGAAGTCTTTCTTTAGCTCCTTCAAGCACGCCTTCTCCTTCAAGCACGCCTTCAGATGCTCCACTTTACTTGGATAGCATATTCACCCACAAATACATCATAAATACTcatccctctgtcccatagaaatacactaaattttttttcgtcCGTTAGATAGAAATAATCCATAACTATTATGgaaatattttctcaatttcttttacttttttatcattaactatattgatttaattactttttctcattttattttacttttaagaaattactccttccgttcgcAAATGAGTcctggttcacttttaccatgaATGGTAATAagatcccacattccactaagttattccactcacatttcatttaaaactaatatacacaaaactaatatacacAAGTGAAATCCAtattccaataacttttttgccactcacttttcttaacatttattaaaatccgtgctgTCAAGGAATGAGACTTCTAAAGGCAGACGGAGGGATTACGTATTAAAATCATTGTCATTCCTCAATTAGTCTATCTTTATAGAacgaatgaagtatatataataaaggACAAACTGtcattcttcatcaaattagCAGATTCATGTAGAGAATTTTGACTCAATTCATCCGAAGCCTTAGCCTTAGGAGCCCAAACAACGGTATCACTACCACTACCATGATGCTTGTCTGTAAATCTATGTCCCTGTTGATTTTTTGGAATTCTGCGATTCGGTTTCCACTGAGTAGGTACCTTGCTCTGGGATTCCTCACTGGATAGAGAAGAGGATAGCTCCTGACTGTGCACTGCTGTGTCAGGCTCACAGCCTTCTGGTTTGCACCTGCTTGTTTTCGGCGGTCCAATTCTTCTAGTTTAGCAAGAGCCTTGGCCTTCTGCTCCCTTACTCgttcttcctcttccttctGTAGTTGAAGGTACCGTTGCTTGTCATCCTGGCACGCTgattatacataaatataaggTCACTAAGAGATGGGAAAAAACAATGCCAACCTGTGCCTGAATATCAGCTGAATCACATACTTCAGCCAAATCTCCCTCAACCTTCCCTACTGGATACATCATAGAATTCTCAGAAGCCTCTCCAACATTATTATTGTTTGAAGCTATAACTGCATTTGAGGAATCATTACTGAGAGGCTTCCTTTGCCATCCATCAGCTTCCTGACTATTGAACTTCCCTTTACCACGTCCACGATGATCAACTCTAGCATGCCCACCATGATACGATCTCCTGTAAAATCAAACACTTATCAAGAAATAAGTATAACAATATTCCCTGAACATGTGTATCATGCCTTTATACCTAAGGACGACAGCAATTGGGTGCAATGGATTATCACCAAAAGGAACTGTCACTGCATCCGGGGCAGCAGCATAGTTTCTGGAAACAGGAGTCCTATGAGAAGCCATAGCAGCAGTACCAACTTCCCTGGCGCAATTATTAACTTTCATATCAACTATACTAATACCATATAGTATCTTAATGTAGTACAACAGATACATTAGAGCAGCAATGGCTTGTAAGTAACTACTACTACAACTGAAGGAAAAAAACTCTCATCACAAACTGCAAAAAACTTGACGAAGCCGAAGTTGCATGATCTTCACAAGCATATGACACAACAAAGCATATCTATTCGCATACATCAACGAACACGACATCACTACTGTAAAACTCCAATGCACCACCATAAAAGCCACCAAACTTTGACTTCAAGGCAAGCAAACATAATGAATCTTAAACATGTGGAGCTCATCTTGCTCTCAGCGTTAAGGTACTCATTTACAGCAGATGTGAGGGATGGGCAATAATTCATAGAATTTGATCAAGATCTGATCCATCTGAGGCTCATGTCTCCTCACCTTTGTTAAAAAGAAATCTTTATGTTAGTTATAAGCAAGTCCAGTTCTTTCGTAGTAGGTTTAAAGCAATAGATTGATGATTTAACTCTCTCTAGAAGGTTCTTAATGACATTATTCaagttaaatttgattttttgctTACTTTTATGCCTGCCATAGATAGAAGCTTGTGAGAAGCAACATAAGCAACATCCGGGTTATCCAGATGCTTTTCCACATAGTAGATAACTTCTGAAACACCTGACTGAAAACTAAAACTATTAATCGCCAGCAGAAGAAAAGCAGAAATATACACAAAGCAGGTTGGCATTTCTAAGCATTTGCATAGTCATTGTAGTATAAGCGCAACTTGAGATATTAATTGAGATCTGAGATAGAGACAATTTTAAACACCTGAATAATAATCTTTGCACATTCGTTGCAAGGAAACATGGTCACGTAAAGCCTCTGTATGGTAAATCATGTACATAAGAGTCAGAAATTGTACACCggaatttagaaataaatgagCAAAagtaacaaagaaaataaagtgacTGACTTGCCGTGCAGCAgatgcatgatttctgtttAAGATAGTATTGACTTCAGCATGGCATACATAATTGCAAGGAAGCAAGACTAAGGACTCGGATAAAACTTCactattttgcaattttattttccttacgAGGATCAAGAATAAAAACAAAGCTGTGATTCGTTTGGGCAACAAGAACACCAGTTTGGCGCAAGAAGCAAGGAAATGGATTTGGCCCTCAAATCTAGCAAACAAGGACATGGTTTTATGTGAACAAATAAGTACtacattaaaaaagaaatagtagtataattaaacaattaagATCATTGTGCTATTAAAGAATAAACTTTGTTGCTCCATTCTGTTGTATAATATGTTAAAGAGAGTTGTTACCGTATCAAAAAGGGTTCCAAAACATGAAACACAAGATCaagtaataagaaaattaGCCTAGTAAGCTTTGCAGCATTTCCATGCTTGATGCAGCTGAGGTATGAATTGTAATCCCCACCGTTGGGTATACACACACAGCCAATGCTAATTTCAATCTTCACAATCAACCTTTGGGTGTTTCTTGTACCATGGGAGCTCGATATCCACAGAGAAACACAGCGTCATCACATTTCACAGTGGTGATTGATTATGTGCACGACAGTGGCAGCTGGTCTTACTGAATAGTTGCTGAGTGAAGTTGGGAGTTATAAGATCAGGCATGCTTGAACAACTTCATACTCAGCCAATGAAAATAAACCGCAACGAAAAGGATTGGAAGTGTCATGGGAATCAAGAAGCAATAATACCTGGACAACACATAACTTGTTGAGGTTAGTAGTATGAATATTGAAGTCACGATGTGATTGGagctaaattttatttcaataagaTAAAGATAATTTGCACCCGAAAAACACATTCAAATTTCCCATTCAATGAAGcatcccaatgcatacaacaAGATTAATTCTAACTGAATTCAAATCTATAGATTAAGAAAGTGGCCAACACTATGCAAGAGTGTTACAAGTAACAATTTTGAACAATGAAATACAGGAATTTTGATTAAAAGAGAAATACCAGTCATTTTGTATGGCACGGATGATAACATTATGAGATGGAGGCTGAAGCTTAGATATGACAGCAGCATAGAGAAAACTTGAGAAAGAAAAGGCTCCAATGATAAGGAACAACCAACCCCAGATGATTCTCCCATTAGAAGCGACAAACTTCTCCGGTGCTAACATTTATTGCAAGCTGCATAAGAGAAGCATATGAAACTTGAAAGCTAACATTATTCAAGACTTAATAAGTGGTTTAACTGCACAGCATATATGCCACCATCGGACAGTTCATGAGAGTAGTTCGAATTTTTAGAGGTTCTCTGTCTTTTCGGGAAAACAAGTCAGCAACTGAAATTAATACTTATCTGAAACATGAATATCCAAAACACCAAAAAAGCATCCTTATTGACTAAAACATTTGCTTAATGTGGAGATTTAGTACAAAATTACTAATGATTCCTTTGCTGGTGGAAATTATAGTTCCAAGTGGATATCACAGCAAATACGCTCTAGAGTTTCATTCATCCCCAAGCAGATTAGGAAGCTGGTTCAAATGAATACCAGAAACCTCTGCTTCAAAATCCTCAAATCTACTCAATTGATCCGGAATGTTTGATTAAGTATTCGCATAAAAAATTGGAGTGTTTCCAACCTAATCCATACAATAACATTTTCAatcattcacaaaaatatcTAGAATTTGAGCTGTTATCTATGCTCACAACAGTAACTTAGTTCATATTTGACAACCAGAAAAGGATCACAGAAATTAACTTTGGACAAACGCAATAGTAAAAGTTGAGTTTGACATCAAAAATTTAGCTATAAGAAACTCAGATCGAGCAATATTCCTTCCTTTTGTTTATACGcaaacaaaatgaagtaatttctataacattttattatatactccctttgtccccaaagaatatgcactttgggtttggcatgggttttaatgcaaaattggtaaagtaatagagaggtagagagaaaaggtaattaaagtattgttagtgtgGAATGAGTCCACCTCATTAGAGGgaaaagaatttttaaaattggaaagtgcacatttttgtgggacggactaataaggaaagagtgcaaattcttgtgggacggagggactaAGATATATCCATATACATTACAAGTCTCCATACTCAGCTCAATATAAGgatactataaaatactacAAGAAAATCCTTGACATTCAGCAGCACAACAAAAGGAACCTATATAGCAAGCAAGGCTCATTCAATACCTTCGCTCTCCAGCCAacatatttgaattcattgttCAACCAAAGTGTCAATGTCGTACAAGCAACTTGAGGTGGCCTAAAAGAAAAGACAAAATTGTTACAAGAACAAGTTAAAACTATAACATGGGGGATCAGAGAGAGCGTTGTTGAAAGTGTGTCCCTTGTACAATGAAATTGATTTGTAGAAAAGACACGGACATAAAAAGGGTAAATGTAAGAACGGAGGGAAGAGACTCATTCAgggtaaaataaataatgagaaTAACAGAATCACCAACAATGACtagttaaaacttaaaacaacACTAAAGATTGTTCATACGGGTTGTTATCATACAGTCCACCACCTGATAAGACAGCTGTCTGCCCAATTGGACACTATCTTTACCACCAGTAACACTTAAATCAACAAACAAATTGGCATTGTTTTCTCCATGTCCATGGTCAGACAGGTATAAAAATTCAAGAGTCTCGTTAGCTATCAGTGCTGTAAATCATGTTCTATTAGATATAATTGAAACACAATTTGGCCGAAGCACATCCTAAGAATCCTAGTGCATTGAACTTCTCCACAACACGGTCAGTTCATTTAAAGAGTACCCACCCAAAATCAACAGCTGATGAATTCTGCTAGAACCTACCACAAATTAAGTTGGAGAATGAAATGATAACGAATACAGAAATGATGTCTGATATTAACCATGTAAGGTCATAAATATTCTTTAGaccaaaaaataacacttgtACCTGAATTATTCAAGCAGATAATACATATCACcgattaaatattaatattcttcTTTTACAAGACTAGCAATAAAGACAAGAACTTAAATGAGTAATCAATGAACAGAGTTACAAAATCAGAATCTCAgcaatttgtaaaaaaaactGAATCAGAGTGTGTAGTGGATAGCTTAGTGGATGGATTAAAAGTCCTGCACATAATGAGGCATATGGTAGAGAAGGGAAATATTTTAGTGACTCCTTACAATAAGAATAAGATTAAGTATGTCCTCGTAGTTTATCATAGTGAGCCCTTCCCCACAAACCTTCCGAttcaaaatccaacaaaaagcACTGATACGGATAATTTAGCTACTGAACCAGCTACATAAATTTCCTACTATCATCAATCCAGTTTTGTCATCGCAGTTATACATATCAAGTATTACAATCACATTGGCAAACCACAGCTCGTATCACATGCCAGCGAACAAGCTACATGCTACACCTCATAATCTCAATGCAATTGAACACTGTATTCGAAACTTCAACAAAGATATTGCGAAACATCATATACAACCATATTTTCTCCCGACAACATTTAATACCAAATATTGAAATCCTAAATTCGTATACTTTTccaaaattcaatctttaaaTAGTAAACGAACGAACCGAGAAAGGAAGCGAAGCCAGCTGGATCAAAATTTGAAGGAATGCAAATAGTTGTGGAAGTGCGTATGCACGTATAGATAGATGATGGAGACAGCTGACGGCGACGTTGTATTGATCGGAGGCGGTGGCGAGAGGGGATCGACGGagaatagagagagaaaatatggaggagagagaaagagcaaATGGAAATATAAACCTATGTGCTCAGTTCGCTACGGGAAGGCATCCTCTATGGTGTTCAAAAACACAGCAGGTCCTACGGTGCATAAAACGCAGCAGAAACCAAATGAAATGCCACTTCAAACGATTCCCCTACATTTTAATGCTCCGCTCTCCCTCTGTCCCTTATAATTTGTTACTgttccatattaataaaatcattttgtcattttgagatgtttcatagtaatagaatcatttttttttcagtaaaagtaacatatttttccatacctactttactctctcttatttttttctctcttcatctttctacttttttcattttctactttattctccctttacttaactcaaacacaatttttcttaatttccgtgACGAAAAAAAacgtctccattactatggaacggagggagtattttattatcatcACCGAGAATTTGAGGGGATTTAATCCTAGAAAGAAGTAACCATTCAGTCCATAGGAGATCTATTTGGTTgagcacgaattttaagaagtGTAAAAAAAACGAGGGTGGattctaattatataaaaataagttggtggaatgtgtgacctaattatcatttatggttAAAGTGAAATAACACTCTTATTGAGGGGATGGACgtaaatggaaaaatagaactcttattgtggaacggaggaagtacttttctatttaaattaaacacTCAATAGTGGTATACTAGtccctccatcccaactaGGTTAAGTCGTATTTTTTTCTGGGATGTccagtcatttttttttttgacaaaaaaatatttaatcatttttattttattcatgcctcctacttttcaatataactttttaaatttttatgctcaaaagttttgactcaacataaatgggacggagagatTATAATATCGGAGATAACTTAAAATACTtgaaatttcttcttttttctaaaacaatttattcatttaatactAAAAGTAATTTTAGTTTAGCATTagtgattttcaatttaataaagttacaactaattaaatgGTTACTTCTTTCTAGGATTAAATACCCTCAAATTCTCGGTgatgataataaaatactaacatatactccctccgtccgccattaagagtctcattcatggacgacacaagttttaagaaatgttaagaaaaataggtgaaaaaaagttagtggaataagggtcccacttatatatattagttttaaatatgtgagaggaatgagttagtgaaatatgagaccttat
The nucleotide sequence above comes from Salvia hispanica cultivar TCC Black 2014 chromosome 5, UniMelb_Shisp_WGS_1.0, whole genome shotgun sequence. Encoded proteins:
- the LOC125188512 gene encoding uncharacterized protein LOC125188512 isoform X3, which produces MSLFARFEGQIHFLASCAKLVFLLPKRITALFLFLILVRKIKLQNSEVLSESLVLLPCNYVCHAEVNTILNRNHASAARQVSHFIFFVTFAHLFLNSGVQFLTLMYMIYHTEALRDHVSLQRMCKDYYSGVSEVIYYVEKHLDNPDVAYVASHKLLSMAGIKVRRHEPQMDQILIKFYELLPIPHICFGTAAMASHRTPVSRNYAAAPDAVTVPFGDNPLHPIAVVLRRSYHGGHARVDHRGRGKGKFNSQEADGWQRKPLSNDSSNAVIASNNNNVGEASENSMMYPVGKVEGDLAEDDKQRYLQLQKEEEERVREQKAKALAKLEELDRRKQAGANQKAVSLTQQCTVRSYPLLYPVRNPRARYLLSGNRIAEFQKINRDIDLQTSIMVVVVIPLFGLLRLRLRMN
- the LOC125188512 gene encoding uncharacterized protein LOC125188512 isoform X5, whose amino-acid sequence is MSLFARFEGQIHFLASCAKLVFLLPKRITALFLFLILVRKIKLQNSEVLSESLVLLPCNYVCHAEVNTILNRNHASAARQRLYVTMFPCNECAKIIIQSGVSEVIYYVEKHLDNPDVAYVASHKLLSMAGIKVRRHEPQMDQILIKFYELLPIPHICFGTAAMASHRTPVSRNYAAAPDAVTVPFGDNPLHPIAVVLRRSYHGGHARVDHRGRGKGKFNSQEADGWQRKPLSNDSSNAVIASNNNNVGEASENSMMYPVGKVEGDLAEVCDSADIQAQDDKQRYLQLQKEEEERVREQKAKALAKLEELDRRKQAGANQKAVSLTQQCTVRSYPLLYPVRNPRARYLLSGNRIAEFQKINRDIDLQTSIMVVVVIPLFGLLRLRLRMN
- the LOC125188512 gene encoding uncharacterized protein LOC125188512 isoform X14, which produces MYMIYHTEALRDHVSLQRMCKDYYSGVSEVIYYVEKHLDNPDVAYVASHKLLSMAGIKVRRHEPQMDQILIKFYELLPIPHICFGTAAMASHRTPVSRNYAAAPDAVTVPFGDNPLHPIAVVLRRSYHGGHARVDHRGRGKGKFNSQEADGWQRKPLSNDSSNAVIASNNNNVGEASENSMMYPVGKVEGDLAEVCDSADIQAQDDKQRYLQLQKEEEERVREQKAKALAKLEELDRRKQAGANQKAVSLTQQCTVRSYPLLYPVRNPRARYLLSGNRIAEFQKINRDIDLQTSIMVVVVIPLFGLLRLRLRMN
- the LOC125188512 gene encoding uncharacterized protein LOC125188512 isoform X6, giving the protein MSLFARFEGQIHFLASCAKLVFLLPKRITALFLFLILVRKIKLQNSEVLSESLVLLPCNYVCHAEVNTILNRNHASAARQVSHFIFFVTFAHLFLNSGVQFLTLMYMIYHTEALRDHVSLQRMCKDYYSGVSEVIYYVEKHLDNPDVAYVASHKLLSMAGIKVRRHEPQMDQILIKFYELLPIPHICFGTAAMASHRTPVSRNYAAAPDAVTVPFGDNPLHPIAVVLRRSYHGGHARVDHRGRGKGKFNSQEADGWQRKPLIGKVEGDLAEVCDSADIQAQKEEEERVREQKAKALAKLEELDRRKQAGANQKAVSLTQQCTVRSYPLLYPVRNPRARYLLSGNRIAEFQKINRDIDLQTSIMVVVVIPLFGLLRLRLRMN
- the LOC125188512 gene encoding uncharacterized protein LOC125188512 isoform X12, whose translation is MTLCFSVDIELPWYKKHPKRLYVTMFPCNECAKIIIQSGVSEVIYYVEKHLDNPDVAYVASHKLLSMAGIKVRRHEPQMDQILIKFYELLPIPHICFGTAAMASHRTPVSRNYAAAPDAVTVPFGDNPLHPIAVVLRRSYHGGHARVDHRGRGKGKFNSQEADGWQRKPLSNDSSNAVIASNNNNVGEASENSMMYPVGKVEGDLAEVCDSADIQAQDDKQRYLQLQKEEEERVREQKAKALAKLEELDRRKQAGANQKAVSLTQQCTVRSYPLLYPVRNPRARYLLSGNRIAEFQKINRDIDLQTSIMVVVVIPLFGLLRLRLRMN
- the LOC125188512 gene encoding uncharacterized protein LOC125188512 isoform X11, giving the protein MSLFARFEGQIHFLASCAKLVFLLPKRITALFLFLILVRKIKLQNSEVLSESLVLLPCNYVCHAEVNTILNRNHASAARQVSHFIFFVTFAHLFLNSGVQFLTLMYMIYHTEALRDHVSLQRMCKDYYSGVSEVIYYVEKHLDNPDVAYVASHKLLSMAGIKVRRHEPQMDQILIKFYELLPIPHICFGTAAMASHRTPVSRNYAAAPDAVTVPFGDNPLHPIAVVLRRSYHGGHARVDHRGRGKGKFNSQEADGWQRKPLSNDSSNAVIASNNNNVGEASENSMMYPVGKVEGDLAEVCDSADIQAQRARMTSNGTFNYRRKRKNE
- the LOC125188512 gene encoding uncharacterized protein LOC125188512 isoform X20; translation: MSLFARFEGQIHFLASCAKLVFLLPKRITALFLFLILVRKIKLQNSEVLSESLVLLPCNYVCHAEVNTILNRNHASAARQVSHFIFFVTFAHLFLNSGVQFLTLMYMIYHTEALRDHVSLQRMCKDYYSGVSEVIYYVEKHLDNPDVAYVASHKLLSMAGIKVRRHEPQMDQILIKFYELLPIPHICFGTAAMASHRTPVSRNYAAAPDAVTVPFGDNPLHPIAVVLRRSYHGGHARVDHRGRGKGKFNSQEADGWQRKPLIGKVEGDLAERARMTSNGTFNYRRKRKNE
- the LOC125188512 gene encoding uncharacterized protein LOC125188512 isoform X18, whose product is MSLFARFEGQIHFLASCAKLVFLLPKRITALFLFLILVRKIKLQNSEVLSESLVLLPCNYVCHAEVNTILNRNHASAARQVSHFIFFVTFAHLFLNSGVQFLTLMYMIYHTEALRDHVSLQRMCKDYYSGVSEVIYYVEKHLDNPDVAYVASHKLLSMAGIKVRRHEPQMDQILIKFYELLPIPHICFGTAAMASHRTPVSRNYAAAPDAVTVPFGDNPLHPIAVVLRRSYHGGHARVDHRGRGKGKFNSQEADGWQRKPLIGKVEGDLAEVCDSADIQAQRARMTSNGTFNYRRKRKNE
- the LOC125188512 gene encoding uncharacterized protein LOC125188512 isoform X13, whose protein sequence is MSLFARFEGQIHFLASCAKLVFLLPKRITALFLFLILVRKIKLQNSEVLSESLVLLPCNYVCHAEVNTILNRNHASAARQVSHFIFFVTFAHLFLNSGVQFLTLMYMIYHTEALRDHVSLQRMCKDYYSGVSEVIYYVEKHLDNPDVAYVASHKLLSMAGIKVRRHEPQMDQILIKFYELLPIPHICFGTAAMASHRTPVSRNYAAAPDAVTVPFGDNPLHPIAVVLRRSYHGGHARVDHRGRGKGKFNSQEADGWQRKPLSNDSSNAVIASNNNNVGEASENSMMYPVGKVEGDLAERARMTSNGTFNYRRKRKNE